Proteins from a genomic interval of Candidatus Zixiibacteriota bacterium:
- a CDS encoding sigma-54 dependent transcriptional regulator, with protein sequence MAKGRILVVDDEVVICKSVQRILSPEGYEVEFSLSGEEALEKLNQESFDIVITDLKMPGMDGMELLVKVKEKDPEIIVIMITGYSTVQTAVQAMRMGALDYIPKPFTPEELVVVVEKALDKKKLIFENIYLHKELEAKYSFENIVGNSPKMQEVFKFIRKVAPTDSTVLIYGESGTGKELIARAIHFNSNRKNKPFFPVDCGALSQDLLESELFGHVKGSFTGAISTKPGIFEVADGGSVFLDEIGDINPIIQGKLLRVIQEQEFLPVGGVQTKKVDLRFIVATNKNLEKLVSEKRFRDDLYYRLNVVSITIPPLREKKDDIPILAYHFLKKFNQEMGKDIKSISVEAMNKLINYEWPGNVRQLENVIERAVVMAESQTIISEYLPASILGKGADMDTKIPRDSEELKQMKKYLRESAVENVEKMFVLEALNRNDWNVTRTAKEVGMQRTNLQALMRKYNIRVKDENE encoded by the coding sequence ATGGCAAAAGGCAGAATCTTGGTGGTGGATGATGAGGTGGTGATCTGCAAAAGCGTGCAGAGGATACTTTCACCTGAGGGGTATGAGGTGGAATTTTCCTTATCCGGGGAAGAAGCCTTAGAAAAGCTGAATCAGGAGAGCTTCGACATCGTCATCACCGATCTGAAAATGCCGGGAATGGACGGGATGGAGCTTTTAGTAAAGGTAAAGGAGAAAGACCCTGAGATAATCGTGATAATGATAACCGGATACTCCACCGTGCAAACCGCGGTCCAGGCAATGAGAATGGGCGCTTTAGATTACATACCGAAACCGTTCACCCCGGAAGAACTGGTCGTGGTGGTGGAAAAAGCCCTGGATAAAAAAAAACTGATTTTTGAAAATATCTACCTGCACAAGGAATTAGAGGCTAAGTATTCTTTTGAGAATATCGTGGGAAATAGCCCTAAGATGCAGGAGGTATTCAAATTCATACGTAAGGTAGCTCCTACAGATAGCACGGTTTTAATCTATGGTGAAAGCGGAACTGGAAAGGAGTTAATTGCCAGGGCTATTCATTTCAACAGTAACCGGAAGAATAAGCCTTTTTTCCCGGTAGACTGTGGGGCCCTGTCCCAGGACCTTTTAGAATCCGAGCTTTTCGGACACGTGAAAGGCTCTTTTACCGGAGCGATATCCACCAAACCGGGAATCTTTGAAGTGGCAGATGGGGGCTCAGTTTTCTTGGACGAGATCGGAGATATAAACCCCATTATCCAGGGAAAACTTTTGAGGGTCATCCAGGAGCAGGAATTTCTGCCAGTGGGAGGGGTTCAGACAAAAAAAGTGGATCTGCGCTTCATCGTTGCTACCAATAAGAATTTAGAGAAGCTGGTAAGTGAAAAAAGGTTCAGGGATGACCTCTATTACAGGTTAAATGTGGTTTCAATCACCATCCCTCCTTTACGTGAGAAAAAAGACGACATCCCGATTCTGGCTTACCATTTCCTGAAGAAATTCAACCAGGAGATGGGAAAGGATATAAAAAGCATCTCAGTAGAGGCAATGAATAAACTGATTAACTACGAATGGCCCGGTAATGTCAGGCAGTTGGAGAACGTAATAGAAAGGGCTGTGGTTATGGCGGAAAGCCAGACCATCATTTCAGAATACCTGCCCGCATCGATTTTAGGAAAAGGCGCAGATATGGATACCAAAATCCCCAGGGACTCTGAAGAGTTGAAGCAGATGAAGAAATATCTCAGGGAAAGCGCGGTGGAGAACGTTGAGAAGATGTTTGTACTGGAGGCCCTGAATCGGAACGACTGGAATGTCACTAGGACAGCCAAAGAGGTTGGGATGCAGAGGACTAATCTTCAAGCTTTAATGAGAAAGTATAATATAAGAGTAAAAGATGAAAACGAATAA